The segment CGCCGATGGTCGTCGAGCGTACGAACTCGCCTTCGTCAAGGAATTCCCCTGGAACGAGCGGCGGTGCGAGGAGTTCGGCGGAGCCGCCGCCGAGCGCGACATCTGGCTTTCGGTGCATGCCCCCTACTTCGCCATCCTCACCGTGGAGGACGAGGAGAAGTCCAAGCAGTGTCTGGCAGCCCTCGAACACACGATGAAGCTGGGGCGCGCACTCGGCAGCCGGATCATCTGTGCCCATTTCGGGCCAATCGGGGAACGATCTCCTCAGGAGCTGATGGATGTCATTCGCCAGAGGCTTGCATCGATTTCACCCAAGGTTGCTCACCTCGGGGTTGGCCTCGGCTTGGAGACGGCGGGCAACGATCGGACCTTCGGCTCCATCGGCGACATTGCCACGCTGGCCGCCGAGTTCCCGTTCGTTCGTCCGATCATCGACTGGGCTCATGTGCACGCGATGACGGGCGGTGGGCTGACCTCGAAGGACGCTTACGCAACGGTGATCGCCTTCATCCGCGACTCGTTCCCGGCCTGGATGATCGAACCCCTTCAATGTCAGTTCACCGACAACCTGGTCGGCGGGCACGGTGAAGTCAAGCACGTGCCGTACGGTGAGGGGACGCTGCGAGTAGGCCCCCTGGTCGAGGCGGCCACCGAGGCAGGGTTGCGAATGGTGATGATCTCGGAGGCTCGCGAGGAGGCGTCTCATCGGGCCATTCAGGAAGAAGTAAGCGCCGCCTTGCCGTCACCGAAAGCGCCGGGTGGTTCGGATCGGTCGCTCGGCTCCGGTCGCGTGACGATGCCCGGGCTCATCGAAGTGGCCGCTGAGAAGGGGGGCTTTCGCCCGGGCGGGCTCGATCGAGCCCTCCGTCTCTCCAACATCGACAAACCGTTCTTTCCAGACGGCTTCACCAAGGGTGATCTCATCCAGTACTACGCCTCGATCGCTCCCGTGCTGTTGCCCCACCTGGCCGGCCGGGCGATCGTGATGGCTCGTTTCCCGGACGGCAGCGACGGCGACTTCTTCTACGAAAAGCAGGCGCCCGGCCATCAGCCGGATTGGATGCCGCTCGCCTCGATTCATTCGCAGCATCGAGGAGAGCCGATCGAGTTCGTCACGGCGTCCGACCGGGAGGCCCTCATGTGGCTCGCCAACATGGGCTGCATCGAAATCCATCCCTGGCTGAGCCGGGTGGACAACCTGGACAACCCGGACTTTGCCGTGTTCGATCTCGACCCGGCCGACGGGGCAACCTGGCAGCAGGTGGTCGACGTAGCCGGAGTGGTCAAGCTGGCGCTCGAACGCTTGGGCCTGCGGTCCTACCCGAAGACCTCGGGTGCGACCGGCCTTCACATCTACGTGCCGCTCGAACCGCTGCACGACTACAGCAGAGTTCGCGCCTTCGTGGAGCGGGTGGGTCGTCTGCTGGTGGCCGCCGATCCGGACGGTATCACCATGGAGTGGGACATCCCGAAACGGGCCGGCAAAGTCTTCATCGACCACAACCAGAACGTCGGCGGCAAGACCATCGCATCGGTGTACTCGGTTCGACCCCGTCCCGGCGCCCCTGTTTCGACGCCACTCGTATGGAACGAAGTGGGCCGGGTGGAGCCGGACGACTTCACAATCGCCAACGTGTGGGATCGCCTCCAACGGTTCGGCGACTTGTTTGCTCCCGTCCTGAAAGGCGGCCAGACCCTCGACGCTGCAGAGGCTGCGCTGGGTATCGAGCCAGCCAAGAAGTAGCCCGGCGGAGGGACCCGGTCGCAACGCCTGCCATTGCCTAATGCCTATTGCCAAATGCCGGTGCATGACGACCTACACCTACTCGCAGGGGCAACGCTCTCCGCGTTCTTATCACGCCTTTTACTCCGCCGGGAGGCGCCCTTAGGCATCTATACGAGACAGTGGTCTCAGAAACGGACTCCCAGGAGGATGTATGAACCGCCGTCTCGCTGCATTTTCGATACTCGCCGCCCTTGCCCTCGGGTTTCTGCTCGTGCGTACGGACACAGCCGATGCCTTCAACGACCCTTACATGATTGACTTCAAGGCGAATTTCGGAATCGCCAACGGAAGCAAGCTCGATTCCTGTTTGGTCTGTCACAACAG is part of the Acidimicrobiia bacterium genome and harbors:
- the ligD gene encoding non-homologous end-joining DNA ligase codes for the protein MIRFGVSGLPPEGVEDDAFLDGLVADGRRAYELAFVKEFPWNERRCEEFGGAAAERDIWLSVHAPYFAILTVEDEEKSKQCLAALEHTMKLGRALGSRIICAHFGPIGERSPQELMDVIRQRLASISPKVAHLGVGLGLETAGNDRTFGSIGDIATLAAEFPFVRPIIDWAHVHAMTGGGLTSKDAYATVIAFIRDSFPAWMIEPLQCQFTDNLVGGHGEVKHVPYGEGTLRVGPLVEAATEAGLRMVMISEAREEASHRAIQEEVSAALPSPKAPGGSDRSLGSGRVTMPGLIEVAAEKGGFRPGGLDRALRLSNIDKPFFPDGFTKGDLIQYYASIAPVLLPHLAGRAIVMARFPDGSDGDFFYEKQAPGHQPDWMPLASIHSQHRGEPIEFVTASDREALMWLANMGCIEIHPWLSRVDNLDNPDFAVFDLDPADGATWQQVVDVAGVVKLALERLGLRSYPKTSGATGLHIYVPLEPLHDYSRVRAFVERVGRLLVAADPDGITMEWDIPKRAGKVFIDHNQNVGGKTIASVYSVRPRPGAPVSTPLVWNEVGRVEPDDFTIANVWDRLQRFGDLFAPVLKGGQTLDAAEAALGIEPAKK